In Streptomyces sp. SID8374, one genomic interval encodes:
- a CDS encoding TatD family hydrolase — protein MSRTEAPPLPEPLRVPVADSHTHLDMQDATVGEALARAAAVNVTTVVQVGCDVAGSRWAAETAAAHAAVHASVALHPNEAPRIVHGDPEGTARQGAREPGGKAALDDALAEIDALAALDHVRGVGETGLDFFRTGPEGVAAQEESFRAHIEIAKRHGKALVIHDRDAHADVLRVLADAGPPERTVFHCYSGDADMAEVCARAGYFMSFAGNVTFKNAQPLRDALAVAPTELVLVETDAPFLTPAPYRGRPNAPYLIPVTLRAMAEVKGLDEDTLAAAIYDNTARAFDF, from the coding sequence ATGAGCCGTACCGAAGCCCCGCCGCTGCCCGAACCCCTCCGGGTCCCGGTCGCCGACTCCCACACCCACCTGGACATGCAGGACGCCACCGTCGGGGAGGCCCTCGCCCGGGCCGCCGCGGTGAACGTCACGACGGTGGTCCAGGTGGGCTGCGACGTGGCCGGCTCCCGCTGGGCCGCCGAGACCGCCGCCGCACACGCGGCCGTCCACGCCTCGGTCGCCCTCCACCCGAACGAGGCACCGCGCATCGTCCACGGCGACCCGGAGGGCACCGCACGGCAGGGGGCCCGCGAGCCGGGCGGCAAGGCGGCGCTGGACGACGCGCTGGCCGAGATCGACGCGCTGGCCGCCCTCGACCACGTGCGCGGCGTCGGCGAGACGGGCCTCGACTTCTTCCGTACGGGCCCCGAGGGCGTCGCCGCCCAGGAGGAGTCGTTCCGGGCCCACATCGAGATCGCCAAACGGCACGGCAAGGCCCTGGTCATCCACGACCGGGACGCGCACGCGGACGTCCTGCGGGTCCTGGCGGACGCGGGCCCGCCCGAGCGGACCGTGTTCCACTGCTACTCAGGCGACGCCGACATGGCCGAGGTCTGCGCGCGGGCGGGGTACTTCATGTCCTTCGCGGGCAACGTGACCTTCAAGAACGCCCAGCCCCTGCGCGACGCGCTCGCCGTGGCCCCCACCGAGCTGGTCCTCGTCGAGACGGACGCGCCGTTCCTCACCCCCGCCCCGTACCGCGGACGGCCCAACGCCCCGTACCTCATCCCGGTCACGCTCCGTGCGATGGCCGAGGTGAAGGGGCTGGACGAGGACACGCTGGCCGCCGCGATCTACGACAACACGGCACGCGCGTTCGACTTCTGA